The following proteins come from a genomic window of Bactrocera tryoni isolate S06 chromosome 1, CSIRO_BtryS06_freeze2, whole genome shotgun sequence:
- the LOC120766484 gene encoding peripheral plasma membrane protein CASK isoform X8, with product MDEEENLYDSSSSGSIVFQWIGLETADQLPPYIMRYYNNLHHQALLHTHDVVARDVYGEEALRVTPPPMVPYINGDEIDNVDNGELQHVTRVRLVQFQKNTDEPMGITLKMTEDGRCIVARIMHGGMIHRQATLHVGDEIREINGQPVQHQSVGQLQRMLREARGSVTFKIVPSYRSAPPPCEIFVRAQFDYNPLDDELIPCAQAGIAFQVGDILQIISKDDHHWWQARLDTVGGSAGLIPSPELQEWRIACNVADKTKQEQVNCSIFGRKKKQCRDKYLAKHNAIFDNLDVVTYEEVVKVPVGDPNFQRKTLVLLGAHGVGRRHIKNTLISKYPDKYAYPIPHTTRPAKPEEESGRSYYFVSHDEMMADIAANEYLEYGTHEDAMYGTKLDTIRRIHTEGKMAILDVEPQALKILRTAEFTPYVVFIAAPSLQNIADYDGSLERLAKESDMLRQLYGHFFDLTIVNNDISETIATLEAAIERVHTTPQWVPVSWLY from the exons gcTTTGCTACACACTCACGATGTTGTTGCCCGAGACGTTTACGGTGAGGAGGCACTGCGCGTCACACCGCCACCAATGGTACCCTACATTAATGGCGACGAAATCGATAATGTGGACAACGGCGAATTGCAGCACGTAACCCGAGTGCGTTTAGTGCAATTCCAGAAGAACACCGATGAACCAATG GGCATAACGTTAAAAATGACCGAAGATGGACGTTGTATTGTGGCTAGAATAATGCATGGTGGCATGATACACCGTCAGGCAACGCTGCATGTTGGCGACGAGATACGGGAAATTAATGGTCAGCCTGTTCAACATCAATCTGTGGGCCAATTACAACGCATGCTG CGTGAAGCGCGTGGTTCGGTTACCTTTAAAATAGTTCCTTCTTATAGAAGTGCTCCGCCACCCTGTGag ATATTTGTGCGTGCACAATTCGATTATAATCCTTTAGATGATGAGCTTATACCATGTGCTCAGGCAGGCATCGCATTCCAAGTCGGTGATATTTTACAG ATTATAAGCAAAGACGACCATCATTGGTGGCAGGCCCGATTAGACACGGTCGGTGGTTCGGCCGGTTTGATACCGTCGCCGGAGCTGCAGGAGTGGCGTATCGCATGTAATGTTGCGGATAAGACCAAACAGGAACAAG TAAATTGTTCGATCTTCGGGCGTAAGAAGAAACAATGTCGCGACAAATACTTAGCTAAACACAATGCCATATTTGACAACTTGGATGTGGTGACATATGAAGAGGTTGTAAAAGTGCCAG TCGGTGATCCAAACTTTCAACGGAAAACGTTGGTTTTGCTTGGTGCGCATGGTGTGGGTCGCCGTCACATTAAGAATACACTAATTTCCAAGTATCCCGATAAATATGCATACCCCATACCAC ATACAACGAGACCTGCAAAACCGGAGGAGGAGAGTGGACGCAGCTATTACTTTGTATCGCACGACGAGATGATGGCCGACATTGCTGCGAATGAGTATTTGGAGTATG GTACTCATGAGGACGCCATGTACGGCACCAAACTGGACACCATACGTCGCATACATACCGAAGGTAAAATGGCCATATTGGACGTTGAGCCACAGGCGTTGAAGATTCTGCGCACTGCAGAATTTACACCCTATGTCGTGTTTATTGCGGCGCCATCATTACAAAATATCGCCGAT TACGATGGCAGTTTGGAGCGTTTGGCAAAAGAGTCCGATATGTTACGTCAATTGTATGGACACTTTTTCGATTTGACGATCGTAAACAACGATATAAGCGAGACAATTGCCACGCTGGAAGCGGCCATCGAGCGTGTACACACCACACCACAATGGGTGCCAGTTTCATGGCTATACTGA